The Sagittula sp. P11 genome window below encodes:
- a CDS encoding DUF2478 domain-containing protein has protein sequence MLGYVSVEARGESDLLIRDATMALHARGVPLAGAVQVNSERDATHKCDMDLHILSGSDVVRISQNLGALSRGCRLDPAGLEHAVGMVAAALETGPALLVVNKFGKQELDGRGFRPLIGEALSRGIAVLTAVNPGNLPGFLQFAGDYAEALPPDVDAIVDWCNAQRLAA, from the coding sequence ATGCTGGGATATGTGAGCGTCGAGGCGCGCGGCGAAAGCGACCTCCTGATCCGCGATGCGACGATGGCGCTGCATGCGCGCGGCGTGCCGCTGGCGGGCGCGGTTCAGGTGAACTCCGAACGCGACGCGACGCACAAGTGCGACATGGACCTGCACATCCTGTCGGGCTCTGACGTGGTGCGCATCAGCCAGAACCTCGGCGCGCTGTCGCGCGGCTGCCGACTGGACCCCGCGGGCCTCGAACACGCGGTCGGCATGGTCGCCGCGGCGCTGGAGACCGGCCCGGCGCTTCTGGTGGTCAACAAGTTCGGCAAGCAGGAGCTGGACGGGCGCGGCTTCCGCCCCCTGATCGGGGAGGCGCTGTCGCGCGGGATCGCAGTCCTGACCGCCGTGAACCCCGGCAACCTGCCAGGGTTCCTCCAGTTCGCCGGGGACTATGCCGAGGCGCTGCCTCCGGATGTCGATGCGATCGTCGACTGGTGCAACGCCCAGCGTCTGGCCGCCTGA
- the trxC gene encoding thioredoxin TrxC: MAGKKLSCFDCGQVNRVPEEKLGAGPKCGTCGAPLMPGKAIEVDAATLAKASRVDEVPLVVDFWAPWCGPCRMMGPEFSKAAGQLRSEARLVKLNTEAHPEPSARLGIRGIPTMIAYTAGRETKRQSGAASAAQIVTWFRG, from the coding sequence ATGGCTGGCAAGAAGCTGTCCTGTTTCGATTGCGGTCAGGTGAACCGGGTGCCCGAGGAAAAGCTGGGCGCGGGTCCGAAATGCGGCACCTGTGGCGCGCCGCTCATGCCCGGCAAGGCCATAGAGGTCGACGCGGCCACCCTGGCCAAGGCGTCGCGCGTGGACGAGGTGCCGCTGGTGGTGGATTTCTGGGCGCCGTGGTGCGGCCCGTGCCGGATGATGGGGCCGGAGTTCTCGAAGGCGGCGGGGCAGCTCAGGTCCGAGGCCCGGCTGGTCAAGCTGAACACGGAGGCCCATCCCGAACCCAGCGCGCGGCTCGGCATCCGCGGCATTCCCACGATGATCGCCTACACCGCGGGGCGCGAAACAAAGCGCCAGTCCGGCGCGGCCTCTGCCGCGCAGATCGTGACGTGGTTCAGGGGGTAA